Proteins encoded in a region of the Pseudomonas syringae KCTC 12500 genome:
- a CDS encoding RNA polymerase factor sigma-70 yields the protein MTEHVITSKCDSPLLQAFVDNYLLLVKIAARIVGCRSRAEDVVQDAFFRLRSAPQATLTFKAQLSYLFQIVRNLAIDHYRKQALEQKYTGPEAEGLNVVIQGASPEISHINFSSLEKIADALTELPPRTRYAFEMYRLHGVPQKDIAKELGVSPTLVNFMIRDALIHCRKVNGAQAEA from the coding sequence ATGACGGAACACGTAATCACAAGTAAGTGCGACTCACCCTTACTCCAGGCATTCGTCGATAACTACTTGCTGCTGGTCAAGATTGCGGCCCGCATCGTGGGCTGCCGCTCACGCGCCGAAGACGTCGTGCAGGATGCCTTTTTCAGACTGCGCTCGGCACCTCAGGCCACGCTGACCTTCAAGGCACAGCTCAGTTACCTGTTTCAGATCGTGCGCAACCTGGCCATCGATCATTACCGCAAACAGGCGCTGGAACAGAAATACACCGGCCCCGAGGCCGAGGGGCTGAACGTGGTGATTCAGGGTGCCTCGCCGGAAATCTCGCATATCAACTTCTCCAGCCTGGAGAAAATTGCCGACGCCCTGACCGAGCTGCCGCCCCGCACCCGCTATGCGTTCGAGATGTACCGCCTGCACGGCGTGCCGCAAAAGGACATCGCCAAGGAACTGGGTGTGTCGCCGACACTGGTCAACTTCATGATCCGCGATGCGCTGATTCATTGCCGCAAGGTCAATGGCGCCCAGGCCGAAGCCTGA
- a CDS encoding thioesterase II family protein produces the protein MSTPVSLTLFCLPYSGASAMFYSPWRRKLPEWLNVRPLELPGRGMRMDEPLQTDIVQLASHLADEISADLDKPYALFGHSLGGLLAFELAHVLRERGLPAPLALFASATAGPVRRDVSEYATAKTDAQLLDRLRTLKGTSENVITNQELMQLMLPILRADFLLCGSFVYGKREPLSVPIHVFGGKQDSISVEQLLDWQEETCTGFSLDMFEGHHFYLVDEQTQLLRLLRRYCEQHLTRWRNSASRHMNRAAG, from the coding sequence ATGAGCACGCCGGTGAGCCTGACGCTGTTCTGCCTGCCTTATTCCGGGGCCAGCGCGATGTTCTACAGCCCCTGGCGGCGCAAATTGCCGGAGTGGCTGAACGTGCGCCCGCTGGAGCTTCCCGGCCGTGGCATGCGCATGGACGAGCCCTTGCAGACCGACATCGTGCAGCTGGCCAGTCATCTGGCCGACGAGATCAGTGCCGACCTGGACAAGCCCTATGCGCTGTTTGGCCACAGTCTGGGCGGGCTGCTGGCCTTTGAGCTGGCGCACGTTTTGCGCGAGCGCGGCCTGCCTGCGCCGCTGGCGCTGTTCGCATCGGCGACTGCCGGCCCGGTGCGCCGCGATGTCAGCGAATACGCCACTGCGAAGACTGATGCGCAACTGCTCGACCGATTGCGCACGTTAAAAGGCACCAGCGAAAACGTCATCACCAACCAGGAGCTCATGCAGTTGATGCTGCCGATCCTGCGCGCCGATTTTCTGCTCTGCGGCAGCTTTGTGTATGGCAAGCGCGAGCCGCTCAGCGTGCCGATCCATGTATTCGGCGGCAAGCAGGACAGCATCAGCGTCGAGCAACTGCTCGACTGGCAGGAAGAGACCTGCACCGGCTTCTCTCTGGACATGTTCGAGGGCCATCACTTTTATCTGGTCGACGAGCAAACGCAGCTGCTCCGTCTGCTGCGACGCTATTGCGAACAGCACCTGACACGCTGGCGCAACAGCGCGTCACGGCACATGAACCGGGCCGCCGGTTGA